The following DNA comes from Picosynechococcus sp. PCC 7003.
AAAATTTTGCGTCGTCGTTTGTCCATTGGAAGCCAGCGGATCAGGAGGTTTGGCATTTATTCGGGATCATCGTCTCGATCAAGGGGGGTTTCTGGGGTTGGCGGTTCGGGGGGCACTCCCAGACCCAAAGGTTGTTGTTCCTGCCAAATTTGCACAATACAAAAGCTGCACACCTGCCACCGCTGCAGTTCTCCAGGGGGGGTTGCCCTTTGACAACGGGGACAGGCAGGTAACCCGGCGAAGAGTTGTTGTTGGGTTTCGGCCCAGTGGCGCACGGCTTCGACGGGATCTGAAGTGGTTTGATGGGCATCAGTGCGTTGGGGAGGATCTTGGCGATTAGGGAGGGGAAGCTGGCTCGGATGGGGGAGGTTCGGGTCGGCGGCCAGGGGCGAATAGGCGGGGCGACGGTGCCAATGGACAGTCGAAAACCGCAGATCCTTCAGGGGAGGGTTCAGTTGGGCATTAAGTTGAGCCAGCAGGCGGCGGCGCTGGAGATTGAGGTGCTGTGACCAGGTGTGATTAGGCGTTGCGACCCACAAAACGTCATCGATGATTCGAATGGGATGACTGTTCGCCAAACTTTTTTTCGGCAGGATCTTTTGCCAACGCTCATTAACGGC
Coding sequences within:
- a CDS encoding DciA family protein — encoded protein: MGFQSIDHLLNHLLDQPAWAHQKRFTAVNERWQKILPKKSLANSHPIRIIDDVLWVATPNHTWSQHLNLQRRRLLAQLNAQLNPPLKDLRFSTVHWHRRPAYSPLAADPNLPHPSQLPLPNRQDPPQRTDAHQTTSDPVEAVRHWAETQQQLFAGLPACPRCQRATPPGELQRWQVCSFCIVQIWQEQQPLGLGVPPEPPTPETPLDRDDDPE